In Amycolatopsis jiangsuensis, the following proteins share a genomic window:
- a CDS encoding MarR family winged helix-turn-helix transcriptional regulator, which yields MSLADDAVEARAQGWRTLAALHARIEDRLQRALERDHELSVSEYTVLDVLARQDGFHLRMNQLANAVVLSQSATTRLVARLEDRGLLARYLCPTDRRGIYTEVTETGQQLLAAARPTHDEVLATALAGAAELPELAPLVSALGSLSFTPK from the coding sequence GTGTCACTGGCCGACGATGCCGTCGAGGCTCGCGCACAGGGCTGGCGCACGCTGGCCGCGCTGCACGCGCGGATCGAGGATCGGCTGCAGCGCGCACTGGAGCGTGACCACGAGCTGTCGGTGAGCGAGTACACGGTGCTCGACGTGCTGGCCCGCCAGGACGGGTTCCACCTGCGGATGAACCAGCTGGCCAACGCTGTGGTGCTGAGCCAGTCGGCCACCACGAGACTGGTCGCTCGGCTGGAGGACCGCGGCCTGCTCGCCCGCTACCTGTGCCCGACCGACCGGCGCGGCATCTACACCGAGGTGACCGAGACCGGGCAGCAGCTGCTCGCCGCCGCCCGGCCCACCCACGACGAGGTGCTGGCCACGGCCCTCGCCGGCGCCGCGGAGCTGCCCGAGCTGGCCCCCCTGGTCTCGGCCCTCGGCTCCCTTTCCTTCACACCGAAGTAG